The following are from one region of the Arcobacter defluvii genome:
- the nadD gene encoding nicotinate (nicotinamide) nucleotide adenylyltransferase, which yields MRIAIFGGSFDPVHIAHVAIVEAALENLNIDKLIIVPTYLNPFKNSFYLKPEIRFELLTKVFQKFKKVEISNYEINQKKVSYTVDTVNYLNSLYQPTKIYFILGEDNIENLDKWYKINDLKKMVEFVVATRKGFESNKAKEFKILDINIDISSTLLREHIDMNYVPIEIKDDILNLKKG from the coding sequence GTGCGAATTGCAATATTTGGTGGTAGTTTTGACCCAGTTCATATAGCTCATGTTGCTATTGTTGAGGCTGCTTTAGAAAATCTAAATATTGATAAATTAATTATTGTTCCTACTTATTTAAATCCCTTTAAAAATAGCTTTTATTTAAAACCAGAAATTAGATTTGAATTACTTACAAAAGTTTTTCAAAAATTTAAAAAAGTTGAAATTTCTAATTATGAAATAAATCAGAAAAAAGTAAGTTATACAGTTGATACTGTAAATTATTTAAATAGTTTATATCAGCCAACTAAAATATATTTTATTTTAGGTGAAGATAATATTGAAAATTTAGATAAATGGTACAAAATTAATGACTTAAAAAAAATGGTTGAATTTGTAGTAGCAACAAGAAAAGGTTTTGAATCAAATAAAGCAAAAGAATTTAAAATTTTGGATATAAATATTGATATTAGTTCAACTTTATTAAGAGAACATATTGATATGAATTATGTTCCAATTGAAATTAAAGATGATATATTAAATCTTAAAAAAGGGTAA
- the rsfS gene encoding ribosome silencing factor — MNTRLENIKKILDDKKAENIEIIDLTSKDYIVDYVVIATTLNPKHGFALLNYLKSDLKPQGEEFLRVDEDDEWTIIDLGDIFIHLMSEKYRTKYSLEEFLHTLGNKEL; from the coding sequence TTGAATACAAGATTAGAAAACATAAAAAAAATATTAGATGACAAAAAAGCGGAAAATATAGAGATTATTGATTTAACATCAAAAGACTATATTGTTGATTATGTTGTAATTGCAACAACATTAAATCCAAAACATGGTTTTGCATTATTAAACTACTTAAAAAGTGATTTAAAACCACAAGGTGAAGAGTTCTTAAGAGTTGATGAAGATGATGAATGGACAATCATTGATTTAGGTGATATTTTTATACATTTAATGAGTGAAAAATATAGAACAAAATACTCTTTAGAAGAGTTTCTTCATACTTTAGGAAATAAAGAGTTATAA
- the argS gene encoding arginine--tRNA ligase has product MQNLVKEFIEKTLEISLVLEKPKDISLGHYATPVAFSLAKELKKSPMAIADELVSKFDDCQMFEKVEAVKGFINFKLSNSFLQSLVDKALTQKEDFAKQNKKDEKILLEYVSANPTGPLHIGHARGAIAGDTLARVGRYLGYDITTEYYINDAGAQMDMLGLSISLAARDFLLNENVEYPETYYRGDYLIDIAKQIQETHGNEIFYDESRFKEMARFGKDEVMKIIIKDLKDLGIEFENFVSEKSLYYAWDETKKVLEDNGSLYEKNDKIYLKSTQYGDDSDRVVVRDNGIPTYLAGDIIYHKDKYDRNYDRYINIWGADHHGYIPRVKAAIEFLGNDSSKLEVILSQMVQLLKGGEPYKMSKRAGNVILMSDITEEIGPDALRFIFLTRKSDTHLEFDIDMLKNQDSSNPIFYINYAHARINQVFVKAGITTKDIENINFDNLNQDGLNLVYESLLLESILSEAFTKRDMQKITEYLYNLASSVHKFYNEHKVIGSDEQNLYLKVLSMAALSINVGLSLLGIKAKDIM; this is encoded by the coding sequence TTGCAAAATTTAGTAAAAGAATTTATTGAAAAAACATTAGAAATAAGTCTTGTTTTGGAAAAACCTAAGGATATATCTTTGGGACATTATGCAACTCCAGTTGCATTTTCTTTAGCAAAAGAGTTGAAAAAATCACCAATGGCTATTGCAGATGAATTAGTTTCAAAATTTGATGATTGTCAGATGTTTGAAAAAGTTGAAGCTGTAAAAGGGTTTATAAATTTTAAATTATCAAACTCTTTTTTACAATCATTAGTTGATAAAGCTTTAACTCAAAAAGAAGATTTCGCAAAACAAAATAAAAAAGATGAAAAAATCTTATTAGAATATGTTTCTGCAAATCCAACTGGACCACTTCATATTGGTCATGCAAGAGGAGCAATTGCAGGAGATACTCTTGCTCGTGTTGGAAGATATTTAGGTTATGATATTACAACAGAATATTATATAAATGATGCTGGTGCGCAAATGGATATGTTAGGACTATCTATTTCTTTAGCTGCAAGAGATTTTTTATTAAATGAAAATGTTGAATATCCAGAAACTTATTATCGAGGTGACTATTTAATAGATATAGCTAAACAAATTCAAGAAACACATGGAAATGAGATTTTTTATGATGAATCTAGATTTAAAGAAATGGCTAGATTTGGAAAAGATGAAGTGATGAAAATCATCATTAAAGATTTAAAAGATTTAGGTATTGAATTTGAAAATTTTGTTTCTGAGAAATCTTTATATTATGCATGGGATGAAACAAAAAAAGTACTTGAAGATAATGGTTCTTTATATGAAAAAAATGACAAGATTTATTTAAAATCTACTCAATATGGTGATGATTCAGATAGAGTAGTTGTAAGAGATAATGGTATTCCAACATATTTAGCTGGAGATATTATTTATCATAAAGATAAATACGATAGAAATTATGATAGATATATAAATATTTGGGGTGCAGATCATCATGGATATATTCCAAGGGTAAAAGCAGCAATTGAATTTTTAGGAAATGATTCTTCAAAACTTGAAGTTATTTTGTCTCAAATGGTACAATTACTAAAAGGTGGTGAACCTTATAAAATGAGTAAACGTGCTGGAAATGTTATATTGATGTCAGATATTACTGAAGAAATAGGTCCAGATGCTTTAAGATTTATTTTCTTAACAAGAAAAAGTGACACTCATTTAGAATTTGATATTGATATGTTAAAAAATCAAGATTCATCAAATCCAATTTTTTATATAAATTATGCTCATGCTAGAATTAATCAAGTTTTTGTAAAAGCAGGAATTACGACAAAAGATATTGAAAATATAAATTTTGATAATTTAAATCAAGATGGATTAAATTTAGTTTATGAATCATTACTTCTTGAATCAATATTAAGTGAAGCATTTACAAAAAGAGATATGCAAAAAATAACTGAATACTTATATAATCTTGCTTCATCAGTTCATAAATTCTACAATGAGCATAAAGTTATTGGGAGTGATGAACAAAATTTATATTTAAAAGTATTATCAATGGCAGCATTAAGTATAAATGTTGGATTATCTTTATTAGGGATTAAGGCTAAGGATATAATGTAA
- a CDS encoding Sec-independent protein translocase subunit TatA/TatB, whose amino-acid sequence MSMPGGMEWLLIALVVLLLFGGKKIPELAKGLGSGIKNFKKAVKDDEDEIADAKKVDEIEKKSEVNATDKNETKQS is encoded by the coding sequence ATGAGTATGCCAGGTGGTATGGAATGGTTATTAATTGCATTAGTTGTATTACTATTATTTGGTGGTAAGAAAATACCAGAACTAGCTAAGGGATTAGGTTCAGGAATCAAAAACTTTAAAAAAGCTGTTAAAGATGATGAAGATGAAATAGCAGATGCAAAAAAAGTTGATGAAATTGAAAAAAAATCAGAAGTAAATGCAACTGATAAAAATGAAACAAAACAATCATAA
- the crcB gene encoding fluoride efflux transporter CrcB, which produces MSLSWQTILAIGLGGFLGAIVRAYAVHFTNRYFSIEFPLGILLVNLVGSFIIGVLFAYFSHFTVSVNVKAFLTTGFLGALTTYSTFAIETYLLFSTSIYLAILNILSNLIGTIIAAGSGYKLIQFFLK; this is translated from the coding sequence ATGTCTCTTAGCTGGCAAACAATCTTAGCAATTGGACTAGGAGGATTCTTAGGTGCAATTGTAAGAGCTTATGCTGTTCATTTTACAAATAGGTATTTTTCTATAGAATTTCCTTTAGGAATTTTACTAGTAAATCTAGTTGGTTCATTTATTATTGGTGTACTATTTGCATACTTTTCTCATTTTACAGTTTCTGTAAATGTAAAAGCTTTTTTAACAACTGGATTTCTAGGTGCATTAACTACATATTCTACATTTGCAATTGAAACATATTTACTTTTTAGTACCTCAATTTATTTAGCAATTTTGAATATCTTATCAAATTTAATCGGTACAATTATCGCAGCAGGTAGTGGATATAAATTAATCCAATTTTTTCTTAAGTAA
- a CDS encoding lysophospholipid acyltransferase family protein — MRVLARIRGIILFIQFSITVAVTVLFMYIFKNHTHKVIKIWMTFQMFVLGIKLEIEGKLDESCDMLIMNHQSLLDIIVIEYIHSRDLAWVAKKEITDLFFFGHIIKAPRMISIDRENKAGIITLLKETKDRLDKGRPIAMFPEGTRSNGKKMGSFKPGAKIVANKYNLRVQPIILFNTRNIVDSKSLKATPGIVKVIFLEPVLASKETSWFEDTEIKMNEVFDKECNNYVS; from the coding sequence ATGAGAGTTTTGGCGAGAATTAGAGGAATTATACTTTTTATACAATTTTCTATTACGGTTGCAGTTACAGTCTTATTTATGTATATATTTAAAAATCATACACATAAAGTAATAAAAATTTGGATGACTTTCCAAATGTTTGTTTTAGGAATTAAACTAGAAATTGAAGGAAAACTTGATGAATCATGTGATATGTTAATCATGAATCATCAATCTTTACTTGATATTATAGTAATTGAATATATTCATTCTCGAGATTTAGCTTGGGTTGCAAAAAAAGAGATTACAGATTTATTCTTTTTTGGGCATATCATAAAAGCTCCAAGAATGATAAGCATAGATAGAGAAAATAAAGCTGGAATAATTACTTTATTAAAAGAGACAAAAGATAGATTAGACAAGGGTAGACCAATTGCAATGTTCCCAGAAGGCACAAGAAGTAATGGTAAAAAAATGGGAAGTTTTAAACCAGGAGCTAAAATAGTTGCAAATAAATATAACTTAAGAGTTCAACCAATAATTTTATTTAATACAAGAAATATTGTTGATTCTAAAAGTTTAAAAGCAACACCTGGAATTGTAAAAGTCATTTTTTTAGAACCAGTTCTAGCATCAAAAGAGACATCATGGTTTGAAGATACGGAAATAAAAATGAATGAAGTCTTTGATAAAGAGTGCAATAATTATGTCTCTTAG
- the purQ gene encoding phosphoribosylformylglycinamidine synthase I, protein MKISVLQFPGTNCEYDTKYAFEKLGCDVEVIWHKEKKIPSDTDLLVIPGGFSYGDYLRSGAIARFANVMESVQEYAAKGGKVLGICNGFQILLEAGLLPGAMKRNDSLHFISKYHTLKVINTDNTFLSLTKKDEVLNIPVAHHDGNYYIDAEGLKELEKNNQILLKYCDKDGNLVNMNGSVSNIAGICNKERNVFGLMPHPERAIEEILGSTDGVNMLKGFLQ, encoded by the coding sequence ATGAAAATTTCAGTATTACAATTTCCTGGAACAAACTGTGAATATGATACAAAATATGCTTTTGAAAAGTTAGGTTGTGATGTAGAAGTTATTTGGCATAAAGAAAAAAAAATACCTTCTGATACTGATTTATTAGTAATTCCTGGTGGCTTTTCTTATGGTGATTATTTAAGAAGTGGTGCGATTGCCAGATTTGCAAATGTTATGGAATCAGTTCAAGAATATGCTGCAAAAGGTGGAAAAGTTTTAGGAATTTGTAATGGATTTCAAATTTTATTAGAAGCAGGATTGTTACCTGGTGCTATGAAAAGGAATGATTCTTTACATTTTATTTCTAAATATCATACTTTAAAAGTAATTAATACTGATAATACATTTTTATCTTTAACAAAAAAAGATGAAGTTTTGAATATTCCAGTTGCTCATCATGATGGAAATTATTATATTGATGCAGAAGGTTTAAAAGAGTTAGAAAAAAATAATCAAATCCTTTTAAAATATTGCGATAAAGATGGAAATTTAGTAAATATGAATGGTTCAGTTTCTAATATCGCAGGAATTTGTAATAAAGAAAGAAATGTTTTTGGTTTAATGCCTCATCCTGAGCGAGCTATTGAAGAGATATTAGGTTCAACTGATGGAGTAAATATGCTGAAGGGTTTTTTACAATAA
- the purS gene encoding phosphoribosylformylglycinamidine synthase subunit PurS, whose product MKAIVNVGLKQGVLDDQGKATHHALDTLGFKEIVKDVRIGKQIIIELNSSNEEEARAEVTKMCEKLLANTVIEDYNIQIVG is encoded by the coding sequence ATGAAAGCAATTGTAAATGTAGGATTAAAACAAGGTGTTCTTGATGATCAAGGTAAAGCAACTCATCATGCTTTAGATACATTAGGTTTTAAAGAGATTGTTAAAGATGTAAGAATTGGTAAACAAATTATCATTGAATTAAACTCTTCAAATGAAGAAGAAGCAAGAGCTGAAGTTACTAAAATGTGTGAAAAACTTTTAGCAAATACAGTAATTGAAGATTATAATATACAAATAGTAGGTTAA
- a CDS encoding phosphoribosylaminoimidazolesuccinocarboxamide synthase, which produces MKISEIIALGLWPESKKITSQKGIEELEQLGYNLFYIGKNADLYTCPGDDAKVLLVRSDRCSVFDIPLNLEIEGKGVSQTAISNNGAKFAKKLGVRTAILDETVDQNLSVAPRCQLMELCKALEAQIDGEVVQFELIFRNYLTGSLFEATQKGQDPYGLNLSSDLKEWSKFETPLFTPTTKGVKDIPLNSQKVRDTFPEIISSLEKLFSEFTKFAQDNGIIVVDTKLEVFVNSKGEWILGDEILTPESSRFISKEDFEKQNYISMDKQILRDFGKASNWKEQAKELKPGQKLDVIVPQEIKDKILSGYTTILKRLS; this is translated from the coding sequence ATGAAAATTAGTGAAATTATTGCGCTTGGACTTTGGCCAGAATCGAAAAAGATTACATCTCAAAAAGGTATTGAAGAACTTGAGCAATTAGGTTACAATTTATTTTATATAGGAAAAAATGCAGATCTTTATACTTGTCCAGGTGATGATGCAAAAGTTTTATTAGTAAGAAGTGATAGATGTTCGGTATTTGATATTCCATTAAATCTTGAAATTGAAGGGAAAGGTGTTTCTCAAACGGCAATTTCAAATAATGGTGCAAAATTTGCTAAAAAATTAGGTGTAAGAACAGCTATTTTAGATGAAACTGTTGATCAAAATTTAAGTGTTGCTCCAAGATGTCAATTAATGGAATTATGTAAAGCATTAGAAGCCCAAATTGATGGAGAAGTTGTTCAATTTGAATTGATTTTTAGAAATTATTTAACAGGTTCTTTATTTGAAGCGACGCAAAAAGGTCAAGATCCATATGGATTAAATCTCTCTTCAGATTTAAAAGAGTGGTCAAAATTTGAAACACCATTATTTACTCCAACAACAAAGGGTGTGAAAGATATTCCATTAAATTCACAAAAAGTAAGAGATACTTTCCCTGAAATCATCTCAAGTTTAGAAAAATTATTTAGTGAATTTACAAAGTTTGCACAAGATAATGGAATTATTGTAGTTGATACAAAACTTGAAGTTTTTGTAAATTCAAAAGGTGAATGGATTTTAGGGGATGAAATATTAACACCTGAAAGTTCAAGATTTATTTCAAAAGAAGATTTTGAAAAACAAAATTATATTTCTATGGATAAACAAATTTTAAGAGATTTTGGAAAAGCAAGTAATTGGAAAGAACAGGCAAAAGAGTTAAAACCTGGTCAAAAATTAGATGTTATTGTTCCACAAGAAATCAAAGATAAAATTTTAAGTGGATATACAACAATTCTTAAAAGATTGAGTTAA
- a CDS encoding S41 family peptidase, which produces MKRLLLASTIALILSQSLFSKEEVAEPEQTRFESLSKLTKVIGTVEKYYVDDIKLQEIVDKALKGLMQELDAHSSYLDKKASKEMNIQTKGEFGGLGITVGMRDGALTVISPIDDTPAFKAGIKAGDIILKINDTSTIGMTLDEAVNIMRGEPKTDISITVVRKGELKPLEIKMKRDIIKIQSVFAKTIENENVVYLRVSSFDTKVTEDLEKIINENKNAKGFILDLRNNPGGLLSQAIGTVDLFVDKGVIVSQKGRTAEDEEKFEASSFNTKTKLPLVVLVNEGSASASEIVSGSLQDHKRAVIVGEKTFGKGSVQAVLPIDNERTENIKLTIAKYYLPSGRTIQAVGVTPDIVVAAGKVTQTEDNAFKIKEADLKKHLEGELEKVDDVKKQEKILDDETKKVITGEDLLEDNQLNTSLAILKSLIIMNKE; this is translated from the coding sequence ATGAAGAGATTACTACTAGCTTCTACAATTGCATTAATTTTATCACAATCACTTTTTTCAAAAGAGGAAGTTGCTGAGCCAGAACAAACAAGATTTGAATCATTGTCAAAATTGACAAAAGTTATTGGAACAGTTGAAAAGTATTATGTAGACGATATTAAACTACAAGAAATAGTTGATAAAGCACTAAAAGGTTTGATGCAGGAACTAGATGCACACTCTAGTTATCTTGATAAAAAAGCATCAAAAGAGATGAACATACAAACAAAAGGTGAGTTTGGTGGACTTGGAATTACTGTTGGTATGAGAGATGGTGCATTAACTGTTATTTCTCCTATTGATGATACCCCAGCTTTTAAAGCAGGTATTAAAGCAGGTGATATTATTTTAAAAATAAATGATACTTCGACTATTGGAATGACTTTAGATGAAGCAGTTAATATAATGAGAGGTGAACCTAAAACTGATATTTCAATAACAGTTGTTAGAAAAGGTGAATTAAAACCTCTTGAAATAAAAATGAAAAGAGATATCATAAAAATACAATCTGTATTTGCAAAAACTATAGAAAATGAAAATGTTGTCTATTTAAGAGTTTCAAGTTTTGATACAAAAGTTACAGAAGATTTAGAAAAAATTATAAATGAAAATAAAAATGCAAAAGGATTTATTTTAGATTTAAGAAACAATCCTGGAGGATTATTGTCTCAAGCAATAGGTACAGTTGATTTATTTGTTGATAAAGGTGTAATTGTTTCTCAAAAAGGAAGAACAGCTGAAGATGAAGAAAAATTCGAAGCATCAAGTTTTAATACAAAAACAAAGTTACCTTTAGTAGTTCTTGTAAATGAAGGTTCAGCATCTGCTTCTGAAATCGTAAGTGGTTCTTTACAAGATCATAAACGTGCAGTTATTGTTGGAGAAAAAACTTTTGGGAAAGGTTCAGTTCAAGCTGTACTTCCTATTGATAATGAAAGAACAGAAAATATAAAATTAACAATTGCAAAATATTATTTACCAAGTGGAAGAACAATACAAGCAGTAGGTGTAACACCTGATATTGTTGTTGCAGCAGGTAAAGTAACACAAACAGAAGATAATGCATTTAAAATAAAAGAAGCTGACTTAAAAAAACATCTAGAAGGAGAACTTGAAAAAGTAGATGATGTAAAAAAACAAGAAAAAATATTAGATGATGAAACAAAAAAAGTAATTACAGGTGAAGACTTGTTGGAAGATAATCAATTGAATACTTCATTAGCAATCTTGAAAAGTTTAATAATTATGAATAAAGAATAG
- a CDS encoding tRNA pseudouridine(13) synthase TruD, which produces MIKRFYPLNDKTLNFKFIQNEEDFIVEEQAIKFSQSGSFLVLKIKKTNCDTWELIDRLAKFLGIYSNEIGYAGLKDKRATTTQYITIPKKYSKEIKLFRNKKIEILETFLHNQKLNIGDLEGNKFKINLHDVEVADINHIQKIIKIITKNGMPNYFGYQRFGKEVIENLEKAKSVIYGEEIIKDRKLAKMLISAYQSSFFNAWLVERLKLDENEFKLLDGDIFLDLEKDKLFTPKTITEKITKDFKEFRIVPTGLLPGRKVFKAMGEALKIEEKYDDLYIQEKGYRREAMVFPKDITCKYDASKKVCSLNFILPKGSYATVFVEFLANRNFS; this is translated from the coding sequence TTGATAAAAAGATTTTATCCTTTAAACGATAAAACTTTAAATTTCAAATTTATTCAAAATGAAGAGGATTTTATAGTTGAGGAACAAGCTATAAAATTTTCTCAAAGTGGAAGTTTTTTAGTTTTAAAAATAAAAAAAACAAATTGCGATACTTGGGAACTAATTGATAGATTAGCAAAATTCCTTGGTATTTACTCAAATGAGATAGGTTACGCTGGTCTAAAAGACAAAAGGGCTACAACTACTCAATACATAACAATTCCTAAAAAATATTCAAAAGAAATAAAACTTTTCAGAAATAAAAAAATTGAAATACTTGAAACTTTTTTACATAATCAAAAATTAAATATTGGTGATTTAGAAGGGAATAAATTCAAAATAAATTTACATGACGTGGAAGTTGCTGATATAAATCATATTCAAAAGATTATTAAAATAATTACTAAAAATGGTATGCCAAATTATTTTGGTTATCAAAGATTTGGAAAAGAAGTTATTGAAAATCTTGAAAAAGCAAAATCTGTAATTTATGGTGAAGAAATTATAAAAGATAGAAAATTAGCGAAAATGTTAATATCTGCTTATCAAAGTAGTTTTTTTAATGCTTGGTTAGTAGAAAGACTTAAATTAGATGAAAATGAATTTAAGTTACTTGATGGAGATATTTTTTTAGATCTAGAAAAAGATAAATTATTTACTCCAAAAACAATAACAGAAAAAATAACAAAAGATTTTAAAGAGTTTAGAATTGTTCCAACAGGATTACTTCCTGGAAGAAAGGTTTTTAAAGCAATGGGAGAGGCTTTAAAAATTGAAGAAAAATATGATGATTTATATATTCAAGAAAAAGGTTATAGAAGAGAAGCTATGGTTTTTCCAAAAGATATAACTTGTAAATATGATGCTTCAAAAAAAGTTTGTAGTTTAAATTTTATTTTGCCTAAGGGTTCTTATGCAACAGTTTTTGTAGAGTTTCTAGCAAATAGAAATTTTTCTTAA
- the dksA gene encoding RNA polymerase-binding protein DksA: protein MPNKNQIDELKAILLERKDNILANIHNSRSNIDQLKDQDINDDLDYAELVSDSFTEGMIANHQLEELNQIEEALKKIDAGTYGICDMCGVTIPLGRLKAKPFAKFCTECRTVYEQEFVKRAKN from the coding sequence ATGCCAAATAAAAATCAAATTGACGAGTTAAAAGCAATTTTACTTGAAAGAAAAGATAATATTTTAGCTAATATACATAATAGTAGATCAAATATTGACCAATTAAAAGATCAAGATATAAATGATGATTTAGATTATGCAGAGCTAGTTAGTGACTCTTTTACAGAGGGGATGATAGCAAATCATCAATTAGAAGAGTTAAATCAAATAGAAGAAGCATTGAAAAAAATAGATGCTGGAACTTACGGTATTTGCGATATGTGTGGAGTTACTATTCCTCTTGGTAGATTAAAAGCAAAACCTTTTGCTAAATTTTGTACAGAGTGTAGAACAGTATATGAACAAGAGTTTGTAAAAAGAGCTAAGAATTGA
- a CDS encoding ABC transporter permease, which produces MKNSVFFNFLFLLLSKHKSKHIAIFIISILIVFLTSSILFLKNSLQKEVNNTLKNQSDFIIQKINSGKTQNIPTSWIDDFSSINGVTSVQQRVYGLYYFMPENIYFTIIGVDFFEETTNKNIKELLNILNISDFLSTNSMIIGNGVKKVFDKYHYFDFYDFKLSNKNLETIKIFKDLPKEANLVANDLIIMDINLAKQILNINEDEATDIILNVPNNLERQNVKEQILIKHSNIRVLQKDELKKMYENMFNYKGGIFLILFIVVLFTFILILYQRYSMISSTDKREIGILKAVGWSIKDIIKLKIMENFIVAFMAFIIGVIFAYIFIFILNAPILKNIFIGFSNIQNDFTISSNIKISSLITLFLFFMIPFLSAILIPVWKVAIIDSTKSMK; this is translated from the coding sequence ATGAAAAATAGTGTTTTTTTTAATTTTTTATTTTTACTTTTAAGTAAACATAAATCAAAACATATAGCTATTTTTATAATTTCTATATTAATAGTTTTTTTAACATCATCAATTTTATTTTTAAAAAACTCTTTGCAAAAAGAAGTAAACAATACTTTAAAAAATCAAAGTGATTTTATAATACAAAAAATAAATAGTGGAAAGACTCAAAATATTCCTACTTCTTGGATAGATGATTTTAGTTCTATAAATGGTGTAACTTCTGTTCAACAAAGAGTTTATGGTTTATACTATTTTATGCCAGAAAATATTTATTTTACAATTATTGGAGTTGATTTTTTTGAAGAAACTACAAATAAAAATATAAAAGAACTTCTAAACATTTTAAACATCTCTGATTTCTTAAGTACAAATTCTATGATTATTGGAAATGGTGTAAAAAAAGTCTTTGATAAATATCACTATTTTGATTTTTATGATTTTAAACTTTCAAATAAAAATTTAGAAACTATCAAAATTTTCAAAGATTTACCAAAAGAAGCAAATTTAGTTGCAAATGATTTAATAATAATGGATATAAATCTTGCAAAACAAATATTAAATATAAATGAAGATGAAGCAACAGATATTATTTTAAATGTTCCCAATAATCTAGAAAGACAAAATGTAAAAGAACAAATACTTATAAAACACTCAAATATTAGAGTTTTACAAAAAGATGAATTAAAAAAAATGTATGAAAATATGTTCAACTACAAAGGTGGAATTTTTTTGATTTTATTTATTGTTGTTTTATTTACTTTTATTTTGATTTTATATCAAAGATATTCAATGATAAGTTCAACTGATAAAAGAGAAATTGGTATTTTAAAAGCTGTTGGTTGGAGTATAAAAGATATTATCAAACTTAAAATCATGGAAAATTTTATAGTTGCTTTTATGGCATTTATTATTGGAGTTATTTTTGCTTATATTTTTATATTCATTTTAAATGCACCTATTTTAAAAAATATTTTTATTGGTTTTTCAAATATTCAGAATGATTTTACAATATCTTCAAATATTAAAATAAGTAGTTTAATCACCCTATTTTTATTTTTTATGATTCCATTTTTAAGTGCTATTTTAATTCCTGTTTGGAAAGTTGCTATTATTGATTCTACAAAGAGTATGAAATGA
- a CDS encoding ABC transporter ATP-binding protein, whose amino-acid sequence MIQIKNLNKIFYENTKKEFYALKDINLEIETSTCVILKGISGSGKSTLLSLIATMEKPTSGEIIIDDESVAKLPDLHSSNFRAKKLGFIFQSYNLFNELSAKDNVSIPLIPVGFSQKEINEKVLKALEIANISHKKDELVSNLSGGEKQRCAIARAIVNNPDIILCDEPTANLDFDNSIKFIENLKELKKLNKTIIVATHDPIFDNLDFIDNVINIKNGIICE is encoded by the coding sequence ATGATACAAATAAAAAACCTAAATAAAATATTTTATGAAAATACAAAAAAAGAGTTTTATGCTCTAAAAGATATAAATTTAGAGATCGAAACTTCAACTTGCGTAATTTTAAAAGGTATTAGTGGAAGTGGGAAATCAACTCTTTTATCACTTATTGCAACTATGGAAAAACCAACAAGTGGTGAAATTATTATTGATGATGAAAGTGTTGCTAAACTTCCAGATTTACATAGTTCTAATTTTAGAGCAAAAAAATTAGGATTTATTTTTCAATCATATAATCTATTCAATGAACTAAGTGCAAAAGACAATGTTTCAATTCCATTAATTCCAGTTGGTTTTTCTCAAAAAGAGATAAATGAAAAAGTTTTAAAAGCTTTAGAAATAGCAAATATTTCACATAAAAAAGATGAGTTAGTATCAAATCTTTCAGGTGGAGAAAAACAAAGATGTGCAATAGCAAGAGCAATTGTAAATAATCCTGATATTATTCTTTGTGATGAACCAACTGCAAATCTTGATTTTGATAATTCAATCAAATTTATTGAAAATTTAAAAGAGTTAAAAAAATTAAACAAAACAATTATTGTTGCAACTCACGACCCAATTTTTGATAATCTTGATTTTATTGACAACGTTATAAATATAAAAAATGGAATAATTTGTGAGTAG